Genomic DNA from Salmo trutta unplaced genomic scaffold, fSalTru1.1, whole genome shotgun sequence:
GTACGACCCCATACAGTGAGTATTACCCCGAGTACGACCCCATACAGTGAGTATTACCCCGAGTACGACCCCATACAGTGAGTATTACCACCCAGTCCGACCCCGAGTACGACCCCATACAGTGAGTATTACCACCCAGTCCAACCACGAGTACGACCCCGAGTACGACCCCATACAGTGAGTATTACCCCGAGTACGACCCCATACAGTGAGTATTACCCCGAGTACGACCCCATACAGTGAGTATTACCACCCAGTCCAACCACGAGTACGACCCCATACAGTGAGTATTACCACCCAGTCCAACCACGAGTACGACCCCATACAGTGAGTATTACCACCCAGTCCGACCCCGAGTACGACCCCATACAGTGAGTATTACCACAAGTACGACCCCATACAGTGAGTATTACCACAAGTACGACCCCATACAGTGAGTATTACCACGAGTACGACCCCATACAGTGAGTATTACCACGAGTACGACCCCATACAGTGAGTATTACCACGAGTACGACCCCATACAGTGAGTATTACCACGAGTACGACCCCATACAGTGAGTATTACCACGAGTACGACCCCATACAGTGAGTATTACCACGAGTACGACCCCATACAGTGAGTATTACCCCGAGTACGACCCCATACAGTGAGTATTACCACGAGTACGACCCCATACAGTGAGTATTACCACGAGTACGACCCCATACAGTGAGTATTACCACGAGTACGACCCCATACAGTGAGTATTACCACGAGTACGACCCCATACAGTGAGTATTACCACGAGTACGACCCCATACAGTGAGTATTACCCAGAGTACGACCCCATACAGTGAGTATTACCACGAGTACGACCCCATACAGTGAGTATTATCCCGAGTACGACCCCATACAGTGAGTATTACCACGAGTACGACCCCATACAGTGAGTATTACCACCCAGTCCGAGTACGACCCCATACAGTGAGTATTACCACCCAGTCCGACCCCGAGTACGACGCCATACAGTGAGTATTACCACCCAGTCCGACCACCAGTGAGTACCAGGATGTAACGGCAGCTCTATCCTGTAACTGAACCAGGATGTAAAAGCAGCTCTATCCTGTAACTGAACCAGGATGTAACAGCAGCAGCTCTATCCTGTAACTGAACCAGGATGTAACGGCAGCTCTATCCTGTAACTGAACCAGGATGTAACAGCAGCAGCTCTATCCTGTAACTGAACCAGGATGTAACAGCAGCAGCTCTATCCTGTAACTGAACCAGGATGTAACAGCAGCAGCTCTATCCTGTAACTGAACCAGGATGTAACAGCAGCAGCTCTATCCTGTAACTGAACCAGGATGTAACAGCAGCTCTATCCTCTAATCTTTAATGTTGTGTTAATGTTCATGTTGTGTTCATGTTGTGTTAATGTTGTGTTAATGTTGTGTTAATGTTGTGTTAATGTTGTGTTAATGTTGTGTTTGTTCTATTAGTTATGTGAAGAAGTTGACGGGTCCCCCTCCAGCCAACTACACCTGTTATCGCTGTGGGAAGAACGGACACCACATCAGGAACTGTCCTACCAACGGGGTAACACAGCACTTccttggttttgtgtgtgttatcGTTGTCCATAGCAACCCAGTGTGTGTTATCGTTGTCCAGAGCaacccagtgtgtgtgttatcGTTGTCCAGAgcaacccagtgtgtgtgtgtgttatcgttGTCCAGAGCAAcccagtaagtgtgtgtgtgtgtgtgttatcgttGTCCAGAgcaacccagtgtgtgtgtgtgtgtgtgtgtgtgttatcgttGTCCAGAgcaacccagtgtgtgtgtgttatcgttGTCCAGAGCAACCCagtaagtaagtgtgtgtgtgtgtgtgtgtgtgtgtgtgtgtgtgtgtgtgtgtgtgtgtgtgtgtgtgtcagaaggaGAAAGGGTTTGAGCCGCCCCAGAGGATCAAGAAGAGCACCGGAATCCCCCGTTCCTTCATGAAGGAGGTGGACGACCCGTCTATAAAAGGAGCCATGTTGACCAACACCGGACGCTACGCCGTCCCTACTATAGACGCGTGAGTTACTGTTGACCCCTGACCCCCGTCCCCCCTGACGTCCACGTTAACCAACACTGGACGCTACGCCGTCCCTACTATAGACGCGTGAGTTACTGTTAACCAACACCGGACGCTACGCCGTCCCTACTATAGACGCGTGAGTTACTGTTAACCAACACTGGACGCTACGCCGTCCCTACTATAGACGCGTGAGTTACTGTTAACCAACACCGGACGCTACGCCGTCCCTACTATAGACGCGTGGGTTACTGTTAACCAGCACCGGACGCTACGCCGTCCCTACTATAGACGCGTGAGTTACTGTTAACCAGCACCGGACGCTACGCCGTCCCTACTATAGACGCGTGGGTTACTGTTGACCAACACCGGACGCTACGCCGTCCCTACTATAGACGCGTGAGTTACTGTTAACCAGCACCGGACGCTACGCCGTCCCTACTATAGACGCGTGGGTTACTGTTGACCAACACCGGACGCTACGCCGTCCCTACTATAGACGCGTGAGTTACTGTTGACCAGCACCGGACGCTACGCCGTCCCTACTATAGACGCGTGGGTTACTGTTAACCAACACCGGACGCTACGCCGTCCCTACTATAGACGCGTGGGTTACTGTTAACCAACACCGGACGCTACGCCGTCCCTACTATAGACGCGTGGGTTACTGTTAACCAACACCGGACGCTACGCCGTCCCTACTATAGACGCGTGAGTTACTGTTAACCAACACCGGACGCTACGCCGTCCCTACTATAGACGCGTGAGTTACTGTTGACCCCTGACCCCCGTCCCCCCTGACGTCCACGTTAACCAACACCGGACGCTACGCCGTCCCTACTATAGACGCGTGGGTTACTGTTAACCAGCACCGGACGCTACGCCGTCCCTACTATAGACGCGTGAGTTACTGTTAACCAACACCGGACGCTACGCCGTCCCTACTATAGACGCGTGAGTTACTGTTAACCAACACCGGACGCTACGCCGTCCCTACTATAGACGCGTGGGTTACTGTTAACCAGCACCGGACGCTACGCCGTCCCTACTATAGACGCGTGGGTTACTGTTAACCAACACCGGACGCTACGCCGTCCCTACTATAGACGCGTGGGTTACTGTTAACCAACACCGGACGCTACGCCGTCCCTACTATAGACGCGTGAGTTACTGTTAACCAACACCGGACGCTACGCCGTCCCTACTATAGACGCGTGAGTTACTGTTAACCAGCACCGGACGCTACGCCGTCCCTACTATAGACGCGTGGGTTACTGTTAACCAGCACCGGACGCTACGCCGTCCCTACTATAGACGCGTGAGTTACTGTTAACCAACACCGGACGCTACGCCGTCCCTACTATAGACGCGTGGGTTACTGTTAACCAGCACCGGACGCTACGCCGTCCCTACTATAGACGCGTGGGTTACTGTTAACCAGCACCGGACGCTACGCCGTCCCTACTATAGACGCGTGAGTTACTGTTAACCAACACCGGACGCTACGCCGTCCCTACTATAGACGCGTGAGTTACTGTTAACCAACACCGGACGCTACGCCGTCCCTACTATAGACGCGTGAGTTACTGTTAACCAACACCGGACGCTACGCCGTCCCTACTATAGACGCGTGGGTTACTGTTAACCAGCACCGGACGCTACGCCGTCCCTACTATAGACGCGTGAGTTACTGTTAACCAGCACCGGACGCTACGCCGTCCCTACTATAGACGCGTGAGTTACTGTTAACCAACACCGGACGCTACGCCGTCCCTACTATAGACGCGTGAGTTACTGTTAACCAACACCGGACGCTACGCCGTCCCTACTATAGACGCGTGGGTTACTGTTAACCAACACCGGACGCTACGCCGTCCCTACTATAGACGCGTGGGTTACTGTTAACCAGCACCGGACGCTACGCCGTCCCTACTATAGACGCGTGAGTTACTGTTAACCAACACCGGACGCTACGCCGTCCCTACTATAGACGCGTGGGTTACTGTTAACCAACACCGGACGCTACGCCGTCCCTACTATAGACGCGTGGGTTACTGTTAACCAGCACCGGACGCTACGCCGTCCCTACTATAGACGCGTGGGTTACTGTTAACCAGCACCGGACGCTACGCCGTCCCTACTATAGACGCGTGGGTTACTGTTAACCAGCACCGGACGCTACGCCGTCCCTACTATAGACGCGTGAGTTACTGTTAACCAACACCGGACGCTACGCCGTCCCTACTATAGACGCGTGGGTTACTGTTAACCAGCACCGGACGCTACGCCGTCCCTACTATAGACGCGTGGGTTACTGTTAACCAGCACCGGACGCTACGCCGTCCCTACTATAGACGCGTGAGTTACTGTTAACCAGCACCGGACGCTACGCCGTCCCTACTATAGACGCGTGGGTTACTGTTGACCTCTGACCCCCGTCCCCCCTGACGTCGGTGGCCTTCCACGTTGACAAGGGGAGAACGCCATCCCTACTATAGACGCGTGAGTTACTGTTGACCTCTGACCCCCGTCCTGACGTCGGTGGCCTTCCACGTGGACAAAGGGGAGAACGCCATCCCTACTATAGAAAGAGCGTATTTTCATCAGAATCATAAAgcctagtcaaatcaaatcaaatcaaatttattattggtcacatggttagcaggtgttaatgcgagtgtagtgaaatgcttgtgcttctagttccgccCGTGCAGtatcgtaatttccggactattaagcgcacctgaatataagccgcacccactgaattaaaaaaaatatatattattttgaacataaataagccgcaggtgcctaccggtacattgaaacaaattaactttacacaggctttaacgaaacacggcttgtaacaaaactaaataggctttaacgaaacatggcttgtaacaaaaaatacaaaattagcagtaagctttagctgtctttttgcactgagccaattcctcacgctgccgtttccaacgtcttatcatcgattcgttaagaccaagctcccgtgcagcatctctgtttccttttccaacagccagatcaatcgccttcaacttgaaagctgcatcatgtgcatttctccgtgtctttgccatgatgagggtgacaaaatgactaccgtaatcagaacgATGGGacgtttgagagcgctcgatttaatataaaacagtaaacaaaaatagTTGTTTTGACCTTAatcccgttcggcaatttcattggtctaatgaaagcttcatgccgccaaaaaaactgagcacgtcacagaatgtgggTTTTTTTGGGAGAAAAATAatttaaagcgggaaaaatccatatattagccgcgtcattgtttaagccacgaggttcaaagcctggggaaAAAGTAGCGGCTTAAAGTCCGGAAATTAcgttacatatgagatgagtaatgtaggggatgtaaacattatataaagtggtatagagtacagtatatacatatgagatgagtaatgtaggggatgtaaacattatataaagtggcattgtttaaagtgactagtgatacattttaattacatccaattttttaatAATTAAAGTGGCCGGAGATTTGAGTCATCACCTCAGACATGAGCTTTAGAAAGGTTAAGGTTagcctgacctttaacccctgacgTCTAACCcgtaaacctgtgtgtgtgtgtgtctctctgtgtgtgtgtgtgtgtgtgtgtgtgtgtgtgtgtgtgtgtgtgtgtgtgtgcgtgtcctccACAGTGAGGCCTACGCTTTAGGTAAGAAGGAGAGGCCTCCGTTCGTCCCCAGGGACCAGTCCAGTTCGGAGGAGGACGAGGATCCGGTCCCTGATGAGCTGCTCTGTCTGCTGTGTAAAGACCTGATGACTGACGCTGTGGTCATACCCTGCTGCGGCAACTCCTACTGCGACGACTGTGagtcaacaaacacacacacctgtaaacaCCTGACTGatgctgtctcctctcctcaggtatCCCTAGTGACTGATGCTGTCTCGGGTATCTCTAGTGACTGATGCTGTCTCCTCAGGTATACCTAGTGACTGatgctgtctcctctcctcaggtatCCCTAGTGACTGATGTTCTCTCCTCAGGTATCCCTAGTGACTGATGCTGTCTCCTCAGGTATCCCTAGTGACTGATGCTGTCTCAGGTATCCCTAGTGACTGatgctgtctcctctcctcaggtatCCCTAGTGACTGATGTTCTCTCCTCAGGTATCCCTAGTGACTGATGCTGTCTCCTCAGGTATCCCTAGTGACTGATGCTGTCTCAGGTATCCCTAGTGACTGatgctgtctcctctcctcaggtatACCTAGTGACTGATGCTGTCTCCTCAGGTATCCATAGTGACTGATGCTGTCTCCTCAGGTATCCATAGTGACTGATGCTGTCTCCTCAGGTATCCCTAGTGACTGATGCTGTCTCCTCAGGTATCCCTAGTGACTGATGCTGTCTCCTCAGGTATCCCTAGTGACTGATGCTGTCTCCTCAGGTATCCCTAGTGACTGatgctgtctcctctcctcaggtatCCATAGTGACTGatgctgtctcctctcctcaggtatCCCTAGTGACTGatgctgtctcctctcctcaggtatCCCTAGTGACTGatgctgtctcctctcctcaggtatCCCTAGTGACTGatgctgtctcctctcctcaggtatCCGTACGTCTCTGCTGGAGTCAGAGGAACATGTGTGTCCCACCTGTAGCCAATCGGATGTCTCCCCTGACGCCCTCATAGCCAATAAGTTCCTACGCCAGGTAAAACTCTCTCAGGCAGCGCCTGCTCAACCCTGGGTTTTATTTAGGAAGGTAACGTGTATGAAATATTTTCTACAATATACattgtcttcggaaagtattcagaccccttgactttttccacattttgttactttacagccttgttctaaaatgaattaaaatctacacacaataccccataatgacatcacaataccccataatgacatcacaataccccataatgacatcacaataccccataatgacatcacaataccccataatgacatcacaataccccataatgacatcacaataccccataatgacaatgtaaaAACAGATTTTGAGATTtttgaaaatggattaaaaataaatacaaaaataaaatattacattttacataagtattcagaccctttactcagtactttgttgaaacacctttggcagtgattacagcctcgagtcttgggtttgactctacaagcttggcacacctgtatttggggagtttctcccattcttctctgcagatcctctcaagctctgtcaggtttgatggggagcgtcgctgcacagctattttcaggtctctccagagatgtttgatcgggttcaagtccggtctctggctgggccactcaaggacattgagacttgtcccgaagccactcctgcattgtcttggctgtgtgcttagggttgtttgtcctgttggaaggtgaaccttcgccccagtctggggtcctgagcgctctggagcaggttttcatcaaggatctctctgtactttcctccgttcatctttcccttgatcctgactagtctcccagtccctgccgatggaaaaacatccccacagcatgatgccgccaccaccatgcttcaccgtagggatggtgccaggtttcctccagacgtgatgcttggaattcttgccaaggagttcaatcatggtttcaacagaccagagaatcttgtttggccgggcggccagctctaggaagagtcttggtggttccaaacttcttccatttcagaatgatggaggccactgtgttcttggggaccttcaatgctgcagaaatgttttggtatccttccccagatctgtgcctcgacacaatcctgtctctgagctctacggacaattcctttaacctcatggcttggtttttgctctgacgtgcactgccaactgtgggaccttatatagacaggtgtgtgccttttcaaatcatgaccaatccattgaatttaccacaggtggactccaatcaagttgtagaaacatctcaaggatgatcaatggaaacaggaggcacctgaaataaatttcaaatctcatagcaaaatttgctaacatttcttaaaacctgttttcactttgtcattatggggtattgtgatgtcattgtggggtattgtgatgtcattatggggtattgtgatgtcattgtggggtattgtgatgtcattatggggtattgtgatgtcattgtgggggtattgtgatgtcattatggggtattgtgatgtcattgtggggtattgtgatgtcattgtggggtattgcgatgtcattgtgggggtattgcgatgtcattgtggggtattgcgatgtcattgtggggtattgcgatgtcattgtgggtattgcgatgtcattgtggggtattgcgatgtcattatggggtattgtgtgtagattgagggaacttttttaatccattttagaataaggctggggtctgaatactttccgactgcactgtGTATTCAATACTATGtactgttaaataaaggttaaataaaaatgaaataaaacaacatactgttcatgtaacatactgtagaaacATGTTGAATTCATTAGTAACATACTGTAGAAACATGTTgaattcctctcctctcctctcctctttctcctctcccctcccctctcctctcccctcccctatcctcttcctctcctctcctctttctcctctcccctcccctctcctcttcctctttctcctctcctctccttccccctccccctcctcctcccctcttcctctccctctcctcccccaggcGGTAAATAACTTTAAGAACGAGACCGGTTACACCAACCGCATGATGATGAGAGTAGCCCAGCCCCTCGTcgtccccacccctcctctccagcctcaGTCCCGCCCTCAGTGCCCGCTCCAGCCTATCAGGAGCCAGCAGGACCCTCTCATGCCCCGCCCTCCAGCCTTAGACACGCCGCCGTTggctcagcagcagcagcagcaggttgGCCCGCCCCTCAGGTAAGATAAATGTAGTTGTCACTAGTGTTAAATGCTGAATAACCCCTCAGGTGTCTGGGTGCCATTTTCCTCTGACGTCTATTGTGTTATTTCCACCGTAGAGTCGGGAACCATAATAACTCCTCCCACATGGCTGCTGGCTCCTCCTATAACTCAACGGGGCCCTCCCCTCAGCACCCAACCAATCACAACAACACGCTTATTATAACAAAGTAAGATTCTTAatttttctctcgttctctctttctctcgttctctttgtCTCTCGTTAGTAACGATGCTACATGTCTGTTTTtccagagagccagagagtggAGGAGTTCAGTCTGTGGTGGTCTCAGCCGACCCCCCTCTAGCCAAggtgaacaacacacacacacacacacacacacacacacacacacacacacacacacacacacacaccttccaaaTGGATCGGGTCTGTATTATCAGACGTCACGTTGTTGTtgctacctgtgtgtgtgtgtgtgtgtgtgtgtgtgtgtgtgtgtgtgtgtgtgtgtgtgtgttgttgtctaTAGGGATATCGTGTTCCAGTGATGGGCCAACCCCAGTCTGACGGTCACTCCTCCCTGCAGAGGAcaggtaaccccccccccccctcagagtCCTTCTCCTCCAATCAACTCAcactgttgaggacagacgttccgcctgcggaacccctagccaacagccaatggcatcgcacggcgcgaaatacaaaaaaactaaaaataccacaattcaattttctcaaacaatcaactattttacagcattttaaagacaagactctcgttaatctaaccacattgtccgattttcaaaaaggctttacagcgaaagcaaaacattagattatgtcaggagagaacatagaccaaaataaccacacagccattttccaagcaagcatgtcacaaaaacccaaaccacagctaaatgcagcactaacctttgatgatcttcatcagatgacacacttaggacattatgttatacaatacatgcatgttttgttcatatttatatcaaaaagcagctttttacattagcatgtgatgttcagaactagcattcccaccgaaaacttccggtgaatttactaaattactcacgataaacgttgacaaaatacataaattattttaagaattatagatacagaactcctttatgcaatcgctatgtccgattttaaaatagcttttcggcgaaaccacattttgcaatattctgtgtagatagcccggccatcacaggctagctaatttgacacccaccaagtttggcgttcactaaactcagaattactattagaaaaatttgattacttttgctgttcttcgtcagaatgcactcccaggacttctacttcaacaacaaatgttggtttggttccaaataatccatagttatatccaaatacctccgttttgttcgtgcgttcaggtcactatccgaagggtaacgcgcgagcgcattttgtgacaaaagaaagtcaaaatattccattaccgtacttagaagcatgtcaaacgctgtttaaaatcattttttatgctatttttctcataaaatagcgatagtattccaacgttgtattcattcaaagactgaaagaaaaaaatggagaagtctcgtgaacgcgcatctcagtctcactgtcccctggctgaccactcacaaacagagctgctgtactttgcccagagacagcagacaccccattccactttctggcggctttagagagccaatggaagccttagaaagtgtcacgttacagcacagatgctgtattttcgatagagatgcaacagaaggacaacacattttcagacagggcacttcctgtatggaatcttctcaggttttggcctgccatatgagttctgttatactcacagacaccattcaaacagttttagaaactttagagtgttttctatccaaatctactaattatatgcatattctagtttctgggcaagagtaataaccagattaaatcgggtacgtttttttaatccggccgtgaaaatactgccccctatcccaaagaagttaatggtGTTGTTCTCCTCCTAAACGACAGGTCCTCCTCCCAGACTTCCTGAAGGACCAGTCCATTGGGACAGATACAGGTGAGTGTTTTATCTCTGTGTTAACTGCCTGGGTCAGTCATCTCTTGCCTCACCTGACTAATGATGTCACGtcctgttcctgtctctctctctctctccagcccctcAGGTCGTGGCAGGAACCATAGCGACCGCgcccctccctcccagcctccgCCGCCCTCCAACGTGCCGCCCCCTCTCTACAACCCTCCCTCCattttctcctcccctctcccccatcccccaGGTGTCATACCCCCCCACTACCCGCCTCCCCACTTCCCCCCGGGGCAACAGCCCCCCTCGAACTTCTCCCTGCCCCCTCCTGGCTACCCCCCCCACCCCAGGAGTCACCAACCCCCCCTGGGCGCCCCCCAACACCCAGCCCCCCCTCACCGGGAAGCCAAtcccctcttccttcctgtccAAGGATGAGTTCTACAGACAACAGAAGAGGCTGAAGGATAAGTGAGTAGACTgtctgtttagtgggtagtcttcctctgttctgatggactgtctgtttagtgggtagtcttcctctgttctgatggactgtctgtttagtgggtagtctacctctgttctgatggactgtttagtgggtagtctacctctgttctgatggactgtttagtgggtagtcttcctctgttctgatggactgtttagtgggtagtctacctctgttctgatggactgactgtttagtgggtagtctacctctgttctgatggactgactgtttagtgggtagtctacctctgttctgatggactgactgtttagtgggtagtctacctctgttctgatggactgactgtttagtgggtagtcttcctctgttctgatggactgtctgtttagtgggtagtctacctctgttctgatggactgtttagtgggtagtctacctctgttctgatggactgtctgtttagtgggtagtcttcctctgttctgatggactgtttagtgggtagtctacctctgttctgatggactgactgtttagtgggtagtctacctctgttctgatggactgtttagtgggtagtctacctctgttctgatggactgtttagtgggtagtctacctctgttctgatggactgtttagtgggtagtcttcctctgttctgatggactgtctgtttagtgggtagtctacctctgttctgatggactgtttagtgggtagtctacctctgttctgatggactgactgtttagtgggtagtcttcctctgttctgatggtctgtttagtgggtagtcttcctctgttctgatggactgtctgtttagtgggtagtcttcctctgttctgatggaccgtttagtgggtagtctacctctgttctgatggaccgTTTAGTGGGcagtctacctctgttctgatggtctgtttagtgggtagtcttcctctgttctgatggactgtttagtgggtagtctacctctgttctgatggactgtttagtgggtagtctacctctgttctgatggactgtttagtgggtagtctacctctgttctgatggactgtttagtgggtagtctacctctgttctgatggactgtttagtgggtagtctacctctgttctgatggactgtttagtgggtagtcttcctctgttctgatggactgtttagtgggtagtctacctctgttctgatggactgtttagtgggtagtctacctctgttctgatggactgtttagtgggtagtctacctctgttctgatggactgtttagtgggtagtctacctctgttctgatggtCTGTTTAGTGGGTggtctacctctgttctgatggactgtttagtgggtagtctacctctgttctgatggactgtttagtgggtggtctacctctgttctgatggactgtttagtgggtagtctacctctgttctgatggactgactgtttagtgggtagtctacctctgttctgatggactgtttagtgggtagtctacctctgttctgatggactgtttagtgggtagtctacctctgttctgatggactgactgtttagtgggtagtctacctctgttctgatggactgtttagtgggtagtctacctctgttctgatggactgtttagtgggtagtcttcctctgttctgatggactgactgtttagtgggtagtctacctctgttctgatggactgactgtttagtgggtagtctacctctgttctgatggactgactgtttagtgggtagtctacctctgttctgatg
This window encodes:
- the LOC115184195 gene encoding E3 ubiquitin-protein ligase RBBP6-like; translation: PHFHHPWSLSNGVVYPADIISWKQTANLAEANASEDDKIRAMMSQSNHEYDPIHYVKKLTGPPPANYTCYRCGKNGHHIRNCPTNGEKGFEPPQRIKKSTGIPRSFMKEVDDPSIKGAMLTNTGRYAVPTIDAEAYALGKKERPPFVPRDQSSSEEDEDPVPDELLCLLCKDLMTDAVVIPCCGNSYCDDCIRTSLLESEEHVCPTCSQSDVSPDALIANKFLRQAVNNFKNETGYTNRMMMRVAQPLVVPTPPLQPQSRPQCPLQPIRSQQDPLMPRPPALDTPPLAQQQQQQVGPPLRVGNHNNSSHMAAGSSYNSTGPSPQHPTNHNNTLIITKEPESGGVQSVVVSADPPLAKGYRVPVMGQPQSDGHSSLQRTGPPPRLPEGPVHWDRYSPSGRGRNHSDRAPPSQPPPPSNVPPPLYNPPSIFSSPLPHPPGVIPPHYPPPHFPPGQQPPS